A region of Lycium barbarum isolate Lr01 chromosome 1, ASM1917538v2, whole genome shotgun sequence DNA encodes the following proteins:
- the LOC132600784 gene encoding ABC transporter A family member 11-like, with protein MAMELQSGFSLFWQQTIALLKKNFLLSMRSKRATFLQLFSSLFFLGLLLGIQKAMDFRSKHPSAIGAVNDPQPLTNPPIPPCEHKFFIKRPCYDFVWSGSGNKRIESIVSGILANNPGRPIPSTKVKSFGTKDDLNNWLLSDPMRTPGALHFVERNATVVSYGVVTNTSTYIQVPRIPEDPTFKFQLPLQLAASREIARSLLGDSKFRWNVGLKEFAHPVIEDPEAGDSFQKFAFVAIFSPIFFYAISIFGFVFQISSMVLEKELKLRQAMTVMGLFDSAYWCSWLIWEGIMTFLSSLLIVLFGMMFQLHLFLKNSFLIVLLLFFLFQLNMVGFAFLISNFIRKSASTTTASFAIFVIGCVTQTFSAALYSDTNHKTSYRRIIWSLFPPNPFSGGLNLLLFAADHDGISWSRLSQCDIDDEAYCYSILHYYRWLVATFFLWLVLAIYLDNIIPNSAGVRKPFYYFLKPGYWTGRGEEKFKENAPCCGSGSAPPNDNFTQDDEDVLDEENRVKQAAKEGNVDPNVAVQLQDLYKMYSRTINFSCHSCCLLCCYCRCKIKKPYKAVQGLWLNLEKDQLFCLLGPNGAGKTTVISCLTGITPVTRGNALIYGNSVRSSVGISNIRKLIGVCSQFDTLWDALSGQEHLELFATIKGLSPTSKRSEAKKLLADVKLDDVANVRAGSYSGGMKRRLSLGIALIGDPKLLFLDEPTTGMDPVTRRHIWSVIEAAKQGRSIVLTTHSMEEADILSDRIGIMAKGRLRCVGTSTLLKSRFGAGFIAKISFSKVAIDVNAMANTIGIKHHEAVKKFFSQHIDVAPKDEDKSFLTFIIPHEKEKLLENFFAELDNRKTEFGILNIQIGLTTLEEVFLNIAKKAELEVAASEETIKTLILPSGTTLQVRLGSKYVEIPGTISTENPRGLMVEVYWEQDDHGNLCISGHSDETTVPPNLQISSSSLVIAKSRV; from the exons ATGGCAATGGAGTTGCAAAGTGGATTTTCTCTGTTTTGGCAGCAAACAATTGCTTTACTGAAAAAGAATTTCTTACTATCAATGAGAAGCAAAAGAGCCACATTTCTTCAGTTATTCTCTTCGCTATTCTTCTTGGGACTCTTATTAGGAATCCAAAAGGCTATGGATTTTCGCTCTAAACATCCTTCAGCCATCGGTGCAGTTAATGATCCTCAGCCTCTTACTAATCCTCCAATACCGCCATGTGAGCACAAGTTCTTTATTAAACGTCCGTGTTATGACTTTGTGTGGAGTGGCAGTGGTAACAAAAGAATTGAATCCATTGTTTCTGGAATTCTGGCTAATAATCCAGGTCGACCTATTCCTTCTACCAag GTCAAGTCATTTGGGACAAAAGATGATTTGAACAATTGGCTTCTCAGTGATCCAATGCGTACCCCAGGAgctttgcatttcgtggaacgaAATGCCACAGTTGTAAGTTATGGTGTAGTAACAAATACTTCTACATACATTCAAGTTCCAAGGATACCTGAAGATCCaactttcaaattccaacttccCCTTCAATTAGCTGCATCTCGAGAAATTGCGAGGTCCTTGCTTGGAG ATTCAAAGTTCCGCTGGAATGTTGGTCTCAAGGAATTTGCGCATCCTGTAATAGAAGATCCTGAAGCTGGAGATTCATTTCAAAAATTTGCTTTTGTTGCTATTTTTAGTCCAATCTTCTTCTATGCAATCTCTATATTCGGTTTCGTATTCCAGATTAGCTCAATGGTTCTCGAGAAGGAGCTCAAACTTCGACAG GCAATGACTGTGATGGGACTTTTTGACTCAGCTTATTGGTGCTCATGGCTTATATGGGAGGGAATTATGACATTCCTTTCATCACTCCTCATAGTTCTTTTTGGAATGATGTTTCAACTTCATCTTTTCTTGAAAAACAGCTTTTTGATTGTTCTacttttgttctttcttttccaattaaACATG GTTGGTTTTGCCTTCTTAATATCAAACTTTATTCGCAAGTCTGCTTCGACTACAACAGCTAGCTTTGCCATATTTGTAATTGGTTGTGTGACTCAG ACATTTTCAGCGGCTCTATATAGTGACACAAACCATAAAACCAGCTATAGAAGAATAATTTGGTCCTTGTTTCCGCCTAATCCCTTTTCAGGAGGTCTAAATCTGTTATTATTTGCAGCAGATCATGACGGGATTAGCTGGAGTAGGCTATCCCAGTGTGACATTGATGACGAGGCATACTGCTATTCAATC CTCCATTATTATCGATGGCTCGTTGCAACGTTCTTCCTGTGGCTTGTTTTGGCTATCTACCTTGACAATATCATACCGAACTCAGCAGGCGTAAGAAAAcccttttattattttttgaaaCCTGGATATTGGACAGGAAGAGGTGAAGAAAAGTTTAAAG AAAACGCTCCATGTTGCGGTTCTGGTTCTGCGCCTCCAAATGACAATTTTACTCAAGATGATGAAGATGTTCTTGATGAGGAAAATAGGGTGAAACAAGCAGCGAAGGAAGGGAATGTTGATCCTAATGTTGCTGTGCAGCTACAAGACCTTTATAAGATGTATTCTAGGACAATTAACTTTAGTTGCCATTCTTGCTGCCTTCTCTGTTGCTACTGTAGATGCAAGATTAAGAAACCTTATAAGGCTGTCCAG GGACTCTGGTTAAATCTTGAGAAGGATCAATTGTTCTGTCTCCTGGGACCAAATGGAGCTGGAAAAACAACTGTAATTAGTTGCTTGACTGGTATAACTCCAGTCACTCGTGGAAATG CACTAATCTATGGAAACTCTGTTCGAAGTTCGGTTGGTATATCCAACATAAGAAAGCTGATTGGTGTCTGCTCACAG TTCGACACACTTTGGGATGCATTATCTGGACAAGAGCACCTTGAACTCTTCGCCACCATCAAAGGCTTATCCCCAACTTCAAAAAGATCA GAAGCTAAAAAATTGTTGGCTGATGTGAAACTTGATGATGTTGCCAACGTGAGAGCAGGTAGCTATAGTGGTGGAATGAAACGTCGCCTCAGTTTAGGAATAGCATTGATTGGAGATCCGAAACTTCTCTTTTTAGATGAACCA ACAACAGGTATGGATCCTGTAACTCGGAGGCATATCTGGAGTGTAATTGAGGCTGCAAAGCAGGGGCGTTCTATTGTTCTAACGACACATTCTATGGAGGAAGCTGATATATTATCAGATCGCATTGGAATTATGGCAAAGGGTAGACTTCGTTGTGTTGGAACATCAACCTTGCTCAAGTCTCGATTTGGAGCTGGATTTATTGCTAAAATTAGCTTCAGTAAAGTTGCTATTGACGTAAATGCTATGGCAAATACAATAGGCATCAAGCATCACGAGGCTGTCAAAAAATTCTTCAGTCAG CATATAGATGTTGCACCAAAAGATGAAGATAAATCCTTCTTGACTTTTATTATCCCTCATGAGAAGGAGAAGCTACTCGAA AATTTCTTTGCAGAGCTAGATAATAGAAAAACGGAGTTTGGCATATTAAATATTCAAATCGGTCTTACAACGCTAGAAGAAGTGTTTTTGAACATTGCAAAGAAGGCAGAGCTAGAGGTTGCTGCATCTGAGGAAACTATCAAGACGCTGATTTTACCATCAGGAACTACTCTCCAA GTACGTCTAGGATCAAAGTACGTGGAGATCCCTGGCACAATTTCCACAGAGAATCCTCGAGGCCTTATGGTTGAGGTTTATTGGGAGCAGGATGATCATGGCAATCTCTGCATTTCAGGCCATTCAGATGAGACTACAGTGCCACCTAATCTTCAAATATCAAGTTCCAGTTTAGTTATTGCCAAATCCAGAGTGTAA